In the Vitis vinifera cultivar Pinot Noir 40024 chromosome 2, ASM3070453v1 genome, one interval contains:
- the LOC100261262 gene encoding uncharacterized protein LOC100261262 codes for MDFFFKGLNADASECPFDEQDIQKCPFLRNINKPTSFSFTSSNFSIPVRGARGPIFEDGPNFDMAFKLFHGKDGVVPLSGRSSFHNENLVPEPVALFNPLAAKAATISLSAFGPGGPFSFDFFSEKWKNQKRKSESSNKKQSSSKGGDSSKHEAMGNEWLKTGNCPIAKSYRAVSHVLPLVTKALQPPPGMKLKCPPAIVAARAALARTALVKNLRPQPLPAKMLVIAMLGMAANVPLGIWREHTRKFSPSWFAAVHAAVPFIAMLRKSVLMPKTAMALTIGASILGQVIGSRAERHRLKSVVERERLGATAAAATGAIGMGGGHCGAEGTMWDPLAIKGASGPGSSSANVCF; via the exons ATGGACTTTTTCTTTAAGGGACTGAACGCGGATGCATCTGAATGTCCCTTTGATGAGCAGGACATTCAGAAATGCCCATTCTTAAGAAACATCAACAAACCCACCAGCTTTTCCTTCACTTCATCAAATTTCTCCATTCCT GTGCGAGGAGCCAGAGGTCCAATTTTCGAAGATGGCCCCAATTTTGATATGGCATTTAAGCTCTTTCATGGGAAGGATGGGGTTGTCCCACTCTCAGGGAGGTCTAGCTTTCATAATGAAAATTTGGTTCCAGAGCCTGTAGCCCTGTTTAACCCCTTGGCAGCTAAAGCTGCAACCATCAGTCTGTCAGCATTTGGACCTGGAGGCCCATTCAGCTTTGATTTCTTCTCTGAGAAATGGAAGAACCAGAAAAGGAAATCTGAATCATCTAACAAGAAACAATCCTCTTCTAAG GGAGGAGACTCATCCAAACATGAAGCCATGGGAAATGAGTGGTTGAAGACTGGAAATTGCCCGATTGCCAAGTCTTACAGAGCAGTGAGCCATGTGCTTCCACTTGTGACAAAGGCTCTTCAGCCACCACCGGGCATGAAGCTCAAATGCCCACCAGCAATAGTTGCTGCTAGAGCGGCCCTTGCTCGGACCGCCCTTGTCAAGAACCTGCGCCCCCAACCGCTCCCTGCAAAGATGCTCGTGATTGCAATGCTGGGCATGGCAGCTAATGTGCCCTTAGGCATATGGAGGGAGCACACCCGGAAGTTCTCACCATCATGGTTCGCAGCGGTCCATGCAGCAGTGCCCTTCATAGCCATGCTTCGAAAATCCGTCCTGATGCCTAAAACCGCCATGGCTTTGACAATTGGAGCCTCCATCCTGGGCCAGGTCATCGGGTCAAGAGCCGAGCGCCACAGGCTGAAATCAGTGGTGGAAAGGGAAAGGCTGGGCGCCACAGCAGCAGCAGCCACCGGGGCCATTGGCATGGGAGGTGGTCATTGTGGCGCAGAAGGGACAATGTGGGATCCTCTGGCTATCAAGGGGGCTTCTGGGCCTGGTTCTTCCTCAGCCAATGTGTGTTTCTGA